In Castanea sativa cultivar Marrone di Chiusa Pesio chromosome 6, ASM4071231v1, a single window of DNA contains:
- the LOC142641564 gene encoding septum-promoting GTP-binding protein 1 — protein MAKIIHGAARKMTQLCRKVVHVNIRWRVLERVSFIRQFFRFIWDRIIVCSIGKSTQYRRLSSRGSFALPPEAVEAGLGLDEQASTARSEHDLDSDLVALKISLLGDCQIGKTSFLIKYVGDEQEKRNLEMAGLNLMDKTLSVQGARISLEIWDVGGDHRSLDHVPMACKDAVAILFMFDLTSRSTLNSVIGWYNEARKWNQTAIPIIIGTKFDDFVRLPPDLQWTIVTQARAYARAMKATLFFSSATHNINVNKIFKFIMAKLFNLPWTVERNLTIGEPIIDF, from the exons ATGGCCAAGATTATTCACGGTGCAGCTAGAAAGATGACACAACTTTGTCGAAAAGTTGTTCATGTCAATATCCGGTGGAGAGTACTAGAAAGGGTCTCGTTTATTAGGCAATTTTTTCGATTCATTTGGGATAGAATTATAGTTTGTTCAATAGGGAAGTCGACTCAGTACCGGCGGTTGTCCAGCCGGGGTTCTTTTGCGCTGCCGCCGGAGGCCGTAGAGGCGGGTTTGGGATTGGATGAACAAGCCAGCACCGCACGTAGTGAGCATGACTTGGATTCGGATTTGGTTGCCTTGAAAATCAGCTTGTTGGGTGATTGCCAGATTGGTAAAACAAGCTTTTTG atCAAGTATGTGGGAGATGAGCAGGAAAAGAGAAACTTGGAGATGGCAGGATTAAATTTGATGGATAAAACTTTATCCGTACAAGGTGCCCGGATTTCATTGGAAATATGGGATGTGGGAG GTGACCACAGATCACTGGACCATGTTCCAATGGCTTGTAAAGATGCAGTAGcaattttgtttatgtttgatCTTACTAGCCGGAGTACACTAAATAG TGTTATTGGATGGTATAATGAAGCAAGAAAATGGAATCAG aCTGCAATTCCCATAATAATAGgaacaaaatttgatgattttgttaGGCTTCCCCCGGATTTGCAATGGACAATTGTGACTCAG GCCAGGGCATATGCAAGGGCAATGAAGGCGACACTTTTCTTCTCAAGTGCAACCCACAACATCAATGTCAACaagattttcaaattcattatgGCCAAGCTCTTTAACCTGCCGTGGACGGTAGAGAGAAATTTGACAATTGGGGAGCCCATCATCGATTTCTAA
- the LOC142639455 gene encoding uncharacterized protein LOC142639455: MQIEFKLPKAHVCQDNMCFKTTFVLVKNMTDKVILGNPFLCILYPFTVDSEGITTQPFGQTIKFKFISEPVPRNISTIQADTFSKTLNLISAKSIHLKYLQEEIRYKKIEDQLACKTLQEEIRKFEEKLKQEVCSDLPTAFWHRKRHEVALPYVKDFNEKDIPTKARPIQMNQELMNTCRAEIEDLLKKGIIRKSRSPWSCPAFYVQKNAEIERGVPRLVINYKPQQKRLSQQA; this comes from the coding sequence atgcagattgaattcaaacttcCTAAAGCCCATGTTTGCCAAGATAACATGTGTTTTAAAACCACGtttgttcttgtcaaaaatatgacagACAAGGTCATCCTAGGGAATCCTTTCCTTTGCATCCTTTACCCTTTCACAGTGGATAGTGAAGGAATCACTACCCAACCCTTTGGCCAAACCATCAAGTTTAAGTTTATCAGTGAACCAGTACCTAGAAACATTAGCACTATCCAAGCTGACACATTCTCCAAAACCTTAAACCTGATTAGTGCCAAGTCCATACATCTTAAGTACCTTCAGGAGGAAATTAGGTACAAGAAAATTGAGGACCAACTAGCTTGTAAAACCCTCCAAGAAGAGATCAGAAAGTTTGAGGAAAAACTTAAGCAAGAAGTCTGCTCTGATCTACCCACAGccttttggcatagaaagagacacgAGGTAGCTCTTCCTTATGTCaaagattttaatgaaaagGATATCCCTACCAAAGCTCGACCTATCCAAATGAACCAGGAACTTATGAATACCTGCAGAGCAGAGATAGAGGACCTCCTTAAGAAAGGAATCATCAGGAAATCTAGATCACCATGGTCTTGTCCAGCCTTTTATGTTCAGAAAAATGCTGAGATTGAAAGAGGTGTCCCTAGATTAGTTATCAATTACAAGCCCCAACAAAAAAGACTTAGTCAACAGGCTTAG